AGACTCCATGAGATGCCATTTGACTGGCGTGGGTGAGGTGAAGGTATAGGCATCTCATACTCTACTCTCCTGAATGAAATACAGAGGTTGCCCAGGTCTCCTAAGAAGCAGGTCCCCACGTGTGTGGTCGGAGCTAAAAAGACAGAGATTCCAGCTGGTTGCAGCTCTCAGGTCAAGTGTTTGTTAGACAGGGAATTTAATAAACTGCGTTAGCCGGAGCTCAGTCATCTCCCTGCAAGGTGACAAGCAGTTACAGCTCTTGATTTAAAGCCTTCATTAAAAGAGGTCTTCAAACGAAATGAACTTCATCCTTTTAtgacaaagagaggaaaaatgtAAGACCATTAAATCTGCGATGCAGTTGAAAGCAAACCTATTTTTGGCTACATCAGGTTGAACGTGACAGTGAAATCATGTGACCCTGCTAGGATACTTAGGCTGGTTTTCTGAGGCCTCTTCATTGATTCCATTATTTTCACGTATAATCATTCGACTTTAGGGTTGGAGCACGACCCCAGCAGTAACAACTATGATGATGATAGTCACCACGATGACGGTGACCACGATCATCTCCCTAACGTCTCTCCAAGTCACTGAAGCTCCGTCTCCACTGACACATCTCTGCCCAATCCATCAGCGTGTTCTACCTGGATCTGGTGCAATAAATACCTGGGCTCTTCATCCGCAATCATCCTACCGCTCCTGACAATTCATTCTGACCACTTCTGCCAGGTATCTTCCAGAAATGCAAAAATTGACTACCCTCTCATCTGGGCTTGAACTCTCCAAAGGATCCCACGACACGCAGTGGGAGTTTCCAGGAACTTCAAGACGGGAAAGGCAGAAGCCTAGTGGGTTTGGGGGATAGAGGCAAGAGATCTGTCGCCTCTGCTGGCTGCATCGATGCTATGATAGCTTTTAGGTGGCCACCTCTGACTGACCAAGATCGTACAGAAGGGAGTCTCTAAGCCCGGGCAAGATGAGCTTTGACAGATCTATGAAGGCCTGTGAGTAGTCAACCCATTCCTCCGGCAGAtgcaagagagaaataaaagtatttccTGCATATCAAACAAACTTCCAGTACTCCAACCAAGCTCCTCAGGAAAAGCTTCACGTTGTAAGTCCCTTAGTTTAAGTTAAATTCTGGGAAGAAATTCGGTTTGGAGAGAgtgtccattcattcaacaaactccAGATATTTCATGATAGAAAGTAAAATTTCTGACTTGATCTGAGTTGTTCCCAACCCTGTACATTGTAAAAATGTGTAACTCaaatctctcctttttttcatcAATGCATTTTGTTGAGTATAAAGAATAGatgcttatatatgtataacttattccaATTCGTGGCAATTTAAAACATTAGGTTTTTTTAAGCACTTACACTTATGGCACTGTTAACTGGAAATATACAGGCAGGGAAAGGGTTTAACCTGGGATGCGCTTTTAACTCTACGTATGTGGAGAATTACAAACTAAAATGTGGGAAGTGAACTTGGCCACATCTGGACAAGACCAGGACTATACGTCAACACATTTCAGAGGTTTTCTTCCCTTGACAGGAACTGTCACTCGACTAATGCAATTGGGCAGTAGGAAAATAAGCTCTTATTCCTAAGAATATACAGATTATTTTGGAAGAAGCAACCTGAAATGGATTTTGGGATTTATGaaagattttctaaaatgaatgttTCACACACTCAGATAAGCACAATTAATCTATTGactattttaaaaggttatcTTAGCAAAGCCTCGATTTTTCTACTctttagggagaaaaagaaagcgtATTCTGTTAGTCATCTTTCCATGGTAATACTCACAGAGATATATTATAAGGTTGTCCTCCAGGGGGTGTTAAATCTTCAGCAAAGCTCCAGCGTTGCTGAAAGGCGTTCAAATCCAGTTAGCACAGGCAGACAACGTGGCTTCCTCCTCACGGGGATGCAGGAGTTCTAGGGCCCACATCCTGAATTTCACATCTCAGGCGTCTACACGAGACCTCATACTTTTTAGTAAGGCTGACGCAGGCGTGAAAAGCCGGTGGCCGTGAGGTGCGTGCCACCAGCCCAGCCGTATGCTCTGAGTGTCAGATGGCAAACCTTGGGCTGGCTGATCCTCAGGGTTCACACTGCTAAACTTTTCAAGACACTGTTGTTATGGATAGAAACCATGGTGCTTTCCAAGGGCAGAAGTGTGACTCCTGAAGGCCCAAAGGTAACCTCATATGAGCTGGAGAAGGCTATGTCCGCCAAAACGGCAAAGGATCCTTCTTTCCTACTTAATCCCCTCAGAGGGCTATTTTTGCTGTTCTTTCTTAATGAAACCATCACTTGGGAGTCTGCAAACCTCTAGGTCTGGCGAACCGGCAACTTGAAGTGGTAAAAGTCTACGACTGCAAAGCATACCGTATAGCAGCTAAGAGGTCCGTTGGTTCTGCAGTTGACTGACAGGGTTTCAACGTCTGCAATACTTCTTACAAGCTTATAATACTTCTCTATAATAATCCTCATCCTGAATTACCTACTTAAACTCCTGCGTCTCTGACTCGTCATTCACAGAAGACTATCTCATAGGGTAAATGGTAGGATTAACCAAGACAACCCAAAGAAAGTGCTTGCTGTATAGTAAGTGTTCCATAAACAGTATTAGTTACTTTTATTCCTTAGTCTGGGGTCAAGTCCCCATGATGTGGCTCCAGCCCTGTCTCTCGCTTCCTGTTACATAGAACCCTTCGTCCCCCACACCTCCCTGCTTTTATCCCTGTGTTCTGCTTCCTTTACCTTCCTCACCTACAGCATCTGATGAGATCCCACCCAAGTCTCAAGGATGACCTTAACTGCAGCTTAAACCCGAAGAAACACAATTCCCTCCTCCAAGCACCAAATGAGCTTTCTCCTGTCTCTGGACAATATCAGGGACAGGCTATCGTGATACACAGGTGTTTGCATTTGTCAAATATATGGAACTGTACACTTAACatgggtgcatttttttttttttttttttttggtaggcgggcgtctcactgttgtggcctctcccgctgcggagcacaggctccggactcgcagactcagcggccatggctcacgtgcccagccgctccgtggcatgtgggatcctcccggactgggttacgaacccgtgtcccctgcattggcaggcagactcccagccactgcgccaccagggaagcccaacatgggtgcattttttaatatgcaaattaTACCTCTATCAGCCAACCCAGTCAGAACATAATGAGAAGACCTCAGTCTTCGGAGTCAGGGAGACTTGGTTCAAGTTCGAGTTCTGATACTTTCTACTTGGCAGGTCACTGGACTTCTTTCGCGCAAGGGGCTTCCTCCTCGCAGATGGGGTGGCTGTCACTTTCTCCTCTGGGAGTCAGGGTTTGGAGTCATAGTATACAAATGCCTTGCACCATGCTTGCACACAGTTGATGCTACATGATTATTAAGAACTTCCTTTTTGGCATGGCTATTTCTATGTTGGGCACACACCTCTGTTCACCAGAAGGTAACCTTGAGGACAGAATAtgtgctccttttttttttttccatgtgtctAGCATAGAGTAGAAGTAGTGTGTTTTGCTAAACACACCAACTTTTAGGTAGCAAACACCTAGATACATCCCAATTTACACCTCTGCAGGTTGCCACGCTATGTATTATCACTTAAGTTTGCTAAGGCTTAGTATTTTGAAGTCTGACAGGTATTCTACTCGGCTGATAACTCAGCTACGGCGCCCCAGTGTACCATAGAACTTAATAACATCTCTCATTGTGATCATTCTTTAGGTTCACAAGAGTTGTCTGTCTCTCTTTAAAGCAATTGAATGACTGTACTGTTTTCTGGACCAATAAGTCACTCTGTTTTTCATGGCTCAAAGTTAGGCTTTTATTtggtttcaaattaaaaaaataaatttcattattAAATACTGAGATGGATAgaactaaggttcagagaagtaGCTGACTCAGGAATATACCACCAGGAGTACAACTGAGGGGTGGATTACCGAAACGAAAATGATTTATGCTGTCATGTTTGTTAAAAGTTCAACAGTGGCATGATTCAAAAGAAACTGAGATACAAAGTTTCAAATGTTTACAATGGATGAGAGAAGTAAACCACTTATTCTACTGCAATCCCAAACGGATTTCTTTTTCCATGCCAGTCAGTTCGGACACTACACCACTGTACTAATATCGTCGGGCTCGTCGGCTTTCTTTTGCCTGCTCGGCAGGGATTTCAAGTATTCAAGGTGTCTTCGCGCATCTTCCTGATTTTGCCTCACATAATACACCACATACGAGATCACCATGGTGAACCAGCCAAACATGGTGACCAGCATGGCATAATCAGTCGTTTTTTTAGGGAGGTTACAAAGGTCAGCATCATTGGCAGCGTTGAGGAACGGTCTCCCGGCGTGTTCATCCAGCACGGAGGTCTTGCAGATCACATTGTGGGCTGTCTCGTGATTGGACACCATGCCCCTCAGAACTTGCTGGAGCGTACAGTCGCAGTGCCAGGGGTTGTTGGCAATCCTGGCCCTGGCCTTCAGGTTATTGAAAGCGTTTTTGTGCACGCTCTGAATCCGGTTGTCAGACAAGTCCAGAGTCTGCAGAGTTTCGGCGACTCCTTTGAAGGCATGCTCATCGATAAACTCAATGCCATTTTTGGACAGGTTGAGAACTCTTAGTTGATGGAGGTCCTTAAAAATCTCATTGGGGATGGATGTGATCTGATTGGAGTCCAGATACAGTAAGACTGTTTCAGGAGGAAGATCTCTAGGTATTTCCTTGAGATTTGCATTGCTACAGGTGACATTTAAACCCCCAGAGGAAGAACAAAGACAGCCCTTGGGACACATACTGGCGGAATGAAAACACAGTATCATAAGAACAAAACTTTGTAGGAGGAGACACATGGAGAGGGAACGAGTTAACCACAGGTCCACCAGATTCATGCTGGGATGTCAGCATAATCACAAGCCCATTCTTCATTTATTCCAACAAGCAAGTGTGGTAACGCTTCCAGCCCTGTCCACACTGTTGGTTTCCTTCTTGCGTGATTCAAAGGGCTGCAGCTAATACACGTATCCCTTCATTATTCCGGTCCATGCTTGGGTacctaaaggaaaggaaagcagatgCAATTAGCTCTTTTGCGAAGGGAGGTACATTGCAATTAAAAGTGCTCTCAGGCATCTGGCATTTTATGTGGGCAGGAGAGTTGGTTATGCAGGTAATTTCCATCAACACCACTGGGATTTATCTGTGTAATGGGAGTCTCCTGCTCAAATCCCAGGTCCCGGGGGAGAGGACTGTCAATAAATGACATTTCCAAAGGATGTTGACTTGTTGTTCGTTGTGCAGAATTAGAGCAGACAGTCCAGATTTCTCTCATTTCTACTGGCCTTCACCACATCCTGAACCCTTTGTGAATTTTACAGCAATAAGATTTAATTACCCCTTTGCTCCTTCCTACAATCAAGAGGCATCAAGGCAACTGAGCCCTTCCCTTGGGCAGCAGTGAGAAATCATAccgatattttaaaattaatgaccATAGATAACAATATCTTTCATGGCTTTTGAAGGGATGCCCAATTTGgaatattttctgtaaagaaatCTCTTACTTGAACTACGGAACGTATGAGTGCATTCCACCCTTCACAACAAAATGTTGCTAAGGACCTACAGCATGGAATCTCCGAAAGGGGTGCCTCCTTTGTGACCTCTTAAGATGACATTACACCCGGAAGGATGTCCTTAACTGAACTTCCAAAGGATTCTCTCTTTGTTTTCCAAACAATGTATCCCCTCTCCAATAGATCTTTAAATATGACACACACctccaagcctttttttttttttagtataaaaagagaattaagaaatactagcctcggggcttccctggtggcacagtggttgggagtctgcctgctgatgcaggggacacgggttcgtgccccggtctgggaagatcccacatgccacggagcggctgggcccatgagcccgcgtaccgcaaaaaaaaaaaaaaaaaaaaaaaagaaatactagcctcttatatgtaagtcaaatcattatgctgtgcacCATAAACTTCTACAGTGCTGTATGCAAATTATATGtcaatgaaactggaaaaaaatgacgTAATTAGCGGCCGAAGAAATGCAACTATAAAATGAGATATGAGTGTTTTTCTTCTATccatataatttttgaaaataccaTCCATATGCTTATAAGAATAGTATAATATAGCACCCTCATTAACACATCTTTGGAGAATATGTTTTGGAAagaaatttggcaatatctatcgagaacattaaattttatatacatatacatctctctctctatatatatatcttttgacATTGTAATTTTCTTTCAAGTAATCTGTTCTagggaaatgttctaaaattaaacaaaaatttaaatcccccccccaaaaaaagaaatactaggcTCTAA
This Phocoena sinus isolate mPhoSin1 chromosome 4, mPhoSin1.pri, whole genome shotgun sequence DNA region includes the following protein-coding sequences:
- the LRRC3B gene encoding leucine-rich repeat-containing protein 3B — protein: MNLVDLWLTRSLSMCLLLQSFVLMILCFHSASMCPKGCLCSSSGGLNVTCSNANLKEIPRDLPPETVLLYLDSNQITSIPNEIFKDLHQLRVLNLSKNGIEFIDEHAFKGVAETLQTLDLSDNRIQSVHKNAFNNLKARARIANNPWHCDCTLQQVLRGMVSNHETAHNVICKTSVLDEHAGRPFLNAANDADLCNLPKKTTDYAMLVTMFGWFTMVISYVVYYVRQNQEDARRHLEYLKSLPSRQKKADEPDDISTVV